CTCGAGGCCGCGGTATTCCAGCCGGTTCCACATCCCCGGCGACGAGATCGGCTGCTGGCCGTAGAGCTCGGCCGTGAAGTGGGCGTTGAAGCGCCAGAAGTCGATGAGCTCGCAGGCCGCGTCGATCTCGGCTTGGAACGCGTTCTTGCTCTGGCCGAGCATCGTCGACGCGTTCAACACCTGCCGCCACGGCCCGGTGAGGAGCGCCGCCGCCCGCAGGAATACAGCAGCGCGCTCCGTCCACGGCAGTGCCGCCCAGTCGGCCCGCGCGGCCAGCGCCGCGTCGACGGCCGCCTGCGCCTCGGCCGCACCGGCCTTGTGGTAGATGCCGAGGTTGGCCGCGTGGTCGTGCGGCGCCTTCACGTCGCCCGTCCGCCCGGTCCGTACCTCCCGCCCGCCGATGATCGCCGGGATGTCGACGCGGTCGGCGCGCATGGCGGCAAGCTTGGCCTTGAGCGCGGCGCGCTCGGGGGTGCCGGGGGCGTAGCTTTGGACGGGTTCGTTGATCGGGGCGGGTACGTGGGATCGGGCGTTCGACATGGCGGGACCTCGGGGGTAGGAAGGTGGCTGGGAAGGCTGCTGGGAAGGCTGGCGGAGCGCCGAACGCCCCGACGGGATCGCCGGCCGGGCGAGGATAGCACAGGCCGGGACGGCGGCCCGTGCGGACCGGGCGGTCGTGATCGCCGGGGCTGCGATCACCCCTCGCGCTCGGCCGACTGGCCCGGCATGAACTGGCCAGTCGGCCGAGCGCGAGGGGTGACCTGGTCGGCTAGGCTCAGTCGATCGCGCTCCATCGACGCTCGCAGCTTCCGGAGGGTCACCATGTCACGCCTGCGCCTGCCCGTCATCGTGTTTGCCGGCCTCACCGCGCTCATCGGCGGCACGGCCGAGGGTGCCGCTCCGTCGCTGCTCGATCGATCCGTCCACGTCGCGACACAGGGTCAGGCCGTGGCGGCGCGCTTCAGCTACCAGGGACGGCTGACCGACGGCGGCGGTCAGCCGCTCACGGGCGCCCACGACCTCCGCTTCCAGTTCTGGGACGACGCCGTCGCCGGCAGCCAGGTCGGCGGCGATGTGACCGTCCCCGGAACACCGCTGTTGGACGGGGTCTTCAGCGTCGAGCTCGATGCCCCGGCCGGTGCGGTCGACGGGCGAGCGCTCTGGCTGCGGATCGGCGTCGACGGCCAGTGGATGGCGCCGCGGCAGGCCGTGCTGGCCGTGCCGTACGCGCTGTCGCTCCGACCGGGCGCGCGGATCGCGTCGGATGCCGCGACGCCGCTGCTCACCGCGGCCAACGAAGGCGCGGGCAGCGGCGTCGCGGGCGAGAGCCGCGGCGGCCACGGCGTGCACGGCACCAGCCAGATGGACTTCGGCGTGTTCGGCGAGACGAGCGGCGGGTTCGCCGCCGGGGTCGGGGGCCAGGGACCGACCGGCGTCTTCGGCCGCGGCGCGGTCGTCGGCGTTTCCGGCTTCTCCGAGACGGGCGACGCCGGGGTCATCGGCATCGCCGCCGCCGCCGGTGCCAAGGGCGTCCACGGCATCGCCAGCGGCCTCGGCGGCACCGGCGTCGTCGGGACGGCCGATCTGGGCACGGGCATGCACGGGACGGGCGAGGTCGGGGTGCGCGCCGACGGTTCGGTCGGGCCCGGCCTGATCGCCCAGGGATCGATCGGCCTCTCGGCCAACGGCACGAACGGCGACGGGGTCTTCGCCAGCAGCGCCGGCACCGCCCCGAGCGCCGCCGTGCACGGCATCGGCACGGGCGAGGCGTACGGCGGGCGGTTCAGCAGCAGCGGCGGCGTCGGGCTCTGGGTCAGCGGCGCCGAGGGGATCCACGCCGAGGACAGCTCGGGCACCGCCCACGCCGTGCACGGCGTCGCGACGACGTCGGACGCGATCAAGGGCGAGAGCACGGACGGCGCAGGCGTTGTCGGCCAGAGCACGACGTTCAACGCGGTGATCGCCGCCGGCGGGGGCAGCGGGCCGGAGCGGGCCGCGCTGCGATCCATCAGCACGCACACCGCCTCCGGGATGGCGGCCTACTTCACGAACAACAGCACGTACGGCAACACCCACCTGAACAACAGCGGCAGCGGCGAGGTGCTGGTGCTCCAGGGCAACGGCGGCCGCTTCCTGCGCGCCGTCGACCAGAGCTGGGACGCCAAGTTCCGCCTCGAGGGCAACGGCCAGGCCTACGCCGACGGCGCCTGGAACGCGGGCGGCGCGGACTTCGCCGAGCTGCTGCCGGCCGCCGACGGCCTCGCCCCGGGCGACGTCCTGGCGATCGGCGCCGACGGGCGGCTCGTGCGGACGACGTCGGCCTACGAGGCGGCGGTCGCCGGTGTCTACTCCACCGCGCCCGGCTTTGTCGGCGGGCAGGACGCCGACGAAGGTGCGCCGGCGGGAACCGTACCGTTGGCCGTCGTCGGTGTGGTGCCGGTGAAGGCCTCGGCCGAGAACGGGCCGATCCGGCCGGGCGACCTGCTCGTCAGCGCGGCGACGGCCGGACACGCGATGCGCGCCGGTCCCGATGCGCCGCAGGGCACCGTCATCGGCAAGGCGCTGGGCAGCCTGGCGCGAGGCACCGGGACCGTGCGGATGCTGGCATCCCTGCAGTGATGCGCGCCGTTTGAGGAGGTAGCCCATGCGCCGTCGATCGTTGAGTTCCTTCCGCCGGCCGCTCGGCGACCGCGCCCGACCGCGGGCATTCGCCGCCGTCGCCGCCGTCGCCGCCGTGCTGCCGGCGCTGTTCCTGGCCACCGCCGCGGCTGACGTGCACCTCGCGACCGGCGTCGTCGGGGCGGGTGGCGGCGCGGTCGCCGGCGGCGGGTACCAGATCGTTGGCACGCTCGGCCAGCCGGTCGTCGGGCGATCGCGGGGTGCGGCAGGGCAGGTGGCGAGCGGCTTCTGGGCAGGCGGGGTCCGCGGGGGAGCGACGTCAATCGCGACCGCAAGCGCCACCAGCGGGCCGACGCCTACGGCCACGACGTTGTCGCCGACGCCGACGCCGACGCCGACGCCGACGGTCGCTGGCGGGCGGCAGTGGGTGGTGACGACGACCGACGATCTCGATGATGGCGCCTGCAGCGGTGCGCACTGCTCGCTGCGCGAGGCGCTGATCGCGGCCGACGCTGCCGCCGGGGCCGACCGGATCGGGTTCGCGATCCCGGCCGGCGATGCGGGCTGCACGCTGGGCGGACCGTGTACGATCCGGCCAACCACCCCGCTGCGTGAGATCTACGACGGCGCGACGACGATCGACGGCTACTCGCAGGCCGGGGCGCGGCCGAACACGGCGCCCGTCGGGCAGGCGCTGAACGGCGTGCTCAAGATCGTGCTGGACGGCTCGTTGCTGCCCGCCTGCTGCCCGGCCGGCATCGTCGTCCGCGGCGCGGGCGCGACGGTGCGCGGGCTGGTCATTCACGACTTCCACATCGGGATCCGCCTTCTCGACGGCGTCGGGAGCCGGATCGAAGGCAACTACGTCGGCACGGACGCGCTCGGGCTGGCGGCGCCGGGCAACCGCTGCGGCGGCGTCTCGATCGAGGATATCGCCGGCGGCGATGTGCCGCGCGACCATCGCGTCGGCGGCGACGCGGCGGCGCGCAACCTCCTGTCCGGCAACACGTGCGCCGGCCTGCAGATCGGCGGGGCGATCGGCACGCGCGTCGTCGGAAACGTGATCGGGGCGGACGCGAGCGCGGTGCGTGCGCTCTCCAACAGCTACAGCGGCGTGTACGTGCACGGCGGGGCCACCGGCAGCCGGATCGGCGGCGAGGGCGACGGCGAGCCGAACGTGATCGCGTTCAACGAGCTGGCCGGCGTCGACATCAACGGAAAGTTCGGCGCCACGGTCGGCAACACGCTCACCGCCAATCAGATCCACGCCAACGGCGGCCCGGGCATCGCCCTGGTCGACGGCGGGAACCACGGCCTCGCGGCACCCGTCATCGTCGAGGCCCTGCCGACATCGGCGCGCGGCACGGCGTGCGCACTCTGCGTGGTCGAGGTCTTTTCCGATGCCGTCGATGAAGGCGGTCGCTTCGAGGGCCGCACGCGCGCCGACGGCGCCGGCATGTGGCAGCTGACGCTGCCGGGCGGCTTCGGCGGCCCGTTCCTGACCGCCACGGCCACCGACGCCGGCGGCGACACGTCCGCCTTCAGCGCGCCAAAGGCAGTCGCCGGCCCGCGGCCATCGGCGACACCGACGGCGACGGCGCAGGTGACGTCGACCGCTGGGCCGTCGCCGACCGGCGGTCCGTCCGCAACACCGACCGGCCGGCCATCGGGCACGGCCACGGGACAGGCATCGCCCACCCCGACCGTACGCCCCTCGACAACCCCGGATCCGGCGGCCTCGACGCCGCCGCCCCGGCATCGGATCTGGCTGCCGATCGCGTCGCGGCCGCCCGTACTCGAGGGCAACTGAGCCCACGCACCGAACGATGCGCACGTTCGTCGGAATCCCCCAACCCGTGATCCTCCCCTCCCCCAGACTCGGGGGAGGGGGTCGGGGGGTGAGGGCCGCAGGCAGTGCGGCCGTATACTGACGATCCCGCCGTCCTCCCCGCGAGCCCCCACCCATGCCCCACACGATCATCGAGCCCTTCCGCATCAAGTCCGTCGAGCCGATCCGCCGCACGACGCGCGCCGAGCGCGAGGCCCACCTGCGCGCGGCCGAGTGGAACCTGTTCCAGGTGCCGGCGGATGCCGTCCTGATCGACCTGCTGACGGACAGCGGGACCGGGGCGATGAGCGTCCAGCAGTGGGCCGGGATGATGGTCGGCGACGAGAGTTATGCCGGCAGCCGGAGCTGGCCGGTGTTCCGCGACGCGGTGCGGGACATCTTCGGCTACGGCCACGTGATCCCGACGCACCAGGGGCGGGCGGCGGAGCGGATCCTGTTCTCCGTGATGTGCAAGGCGGGCGACATCGTCCCGAACAACACGCACTTCGACACGACGCGGGCCAACGTCGAGTTCGTCGGCGCGCGGGCGGTGGACCTGCCGTGCGCCGAGGCGGCCGACCCGGCGGAGAGCCACCCGTTCAAGGGCAACATGGACGTCGCGGCGCTCGACCGGCTGCTGACCGAGAACCGCGGGCGGGTGCCGCTCGTCATGCTGACGGTGACGAACAACTCGGGCGGCGGCCAGCCGGTGAGCATGGGCAACGCGACGGCCGTCAGCGAGACGTGCCACCGCCACGGCGTGCCGCTCTACTTCGACGCCTGCCGCTTCGCCGAGAACGCCTGGTTCATCAAGCAGCGCGAGCCGGGCTACGCCGACCACGCGCCGATCGACATCGCGCGGGCGATGATGGCCCTCGGCGACGGCTGCACGATGAGCGCCAAGAAGGACGGGATGGCGAACATCGGCGGCTTCCTGTGCACGAACGACGACGTGCTGGCGCGCCAGGAAGAGAACCTGCTGATCCTGACGGAGGGCTACCCGACGTACGGCGGCCTGGCCGGCCGCGACCTCGAGGCGATCGCCGTCGGATTGCACGAGGCGCTCGACGAGGACTACCTGGCCTACCGCGCCGCCAGCGTCGCCTACCTGGGCGACCACATCAGCCGCGCCGGCGTCCCGATCATCCAGCCGCCCGGCGGCCACGCCGTATATATCGACGCCAAGGCCTTCCTGCCGCACGTCCCGCCGGCCGCGCTGCCGGGCGTCGCGCTGGCGAATGCGCTCTACGTGCAGGGCGGCATCCGCTCGGTGGAGATCGGGACGCTGATGTTCGCGGATGCGGCGCGGATGGAGCTCGTCCGGCTGGCGGTGCCGCGGCGCGTGTATACGCAGAGCCACATCGACTACGTCGTCGAGACGATCCTCGAGGTCTTTGCCGAGCGCGAGGCGATCGGCGGACTGCGGATCGTCGAAGCCGCCCCCTTCTTGCGCCACTTCACGGCGCGCCTCGCGCCACTGGAGTCCTCCCGATGACCCCGCCACCGACCCGTTCCGTCCGCATCTGGCTCTGGACCGTCGCCGCTCTCGTGGCGGGGATGGTCGTCGTCGGCGGCTTCGTCCGTCTGTCGCGCGCCGGGCTGTCGATCGTCGAGTGGGATGCCGTGACGGGCGTCGTGCCGCCGATGGGCGAGGCGGCGTGGCAGGAGGCGTTCGCGCAGTACCAACAGAGCCCGGAGGGCCGGACCGTGAACGCCGACATGACGCTGGACGGCTACCGGCGGATCTTCCTCATCGAGTGGTTCCACCGGCTCGTCGCCCGCCTGGCCGGCCTGGCCGTGTTGCTGCCGCTCCTCGTCTTCCTCTTCCGCCGGACGATTCCGTGGCGGCGGAGCGGGCCCTATTGGGCGGTCGTCATCGGCTTCGGCCTCCAGGGTCTCCTCGGCTGGCTCATGGTCGCCAGCGGCCTCGTCGATCGGCCGAGCGTGAGCCACTACCGGCTGACGGCGCACCTGATGGCGGCGCTGGCGCTGCTGGCGTTCACGATCTGGCTGGCGATGCGCCCGGCGGAGGTCGCGGGTGACGCGACTTCGGCACGCGATGCGTCGCCCGAGCGGGCGCGCGACGACGGATCGGCGCGCCGGCTGCGCCGCTTGGGGTGGCTGCTCGTCGCGGTCGTGACGATCCAGATCGTGTGGGGCGGGTTGATGGCCGGGCTCAAGGCCGGCACGGTTTCGGACACGTGGCCGCGCATGCTCGGCCAACTGCTGCCCGACGGGCTGCTCAGCGCTGCGCCGACGTGGTGGCAGAGCGTGACCGAGGTGCCGCTCGGCGTGCACTGGGTCCACCGCTGGCTGGCATGGGCGGTCCTCGCCGTGGCCGCTGCGCTCGCCCTCGCGGCGCGCCGGGCGGGCGCGGGTCGGATCGCACGGCCGGCGGCGGCGCTCGTCGTGCTCGTGGGCGTGCAGATCGCGCTGGGCGTGACCGTCATCGTCCAGCACGTGCCGCTCTCGCTCGCGCTGCTCCACCAGGCCACCGGCGTGGCGGTGTTCGCGCTGACGGTCGTGACGTTCCACCGGTTGGCGACCGCCGGCCGCTGATGATCGTCATCGTCGGCGGCGGGATCATCGGCCTGGCGATCGGTTGGGAGCTGGCCAAGCGCGGCGTCCCGTCGACGATCGTCGAGCGCGGTGAAGCCGGCCGCGGCGCGTCATGGGCCGCCGCCGGGATGCTGCCGCCGCACGCCGAGGTCGAGCCGGCCGAGGAGCGGCTGCTGCCGCTGCTCCTCGCGGGGCGCGCGCTGTGGCCCGCATACGCCGCCGAGCTGTCGGCCGCGACCGGGATCGACGTCGACTACCGCACGGACGGCGCGCTGCTCGTCGCGCTCGATCGGGACGACGCGGCGCAGCTGAAGTTCAGGCACGATCTGCAGCAGCGTCACGGCCTGACCGTCGAGTGGCTGTCCGGCGCCGAGGCGCGGCAACTCGAACCGTACCTGTCGCGATCGACCACGGCCGCGGTGTTCAGCCCGGACGATCACTGCGTCGACAACCGCGCCGTCGTCGTCGCGCTCGCGGCGGCGTACCGGCGGGCGGGGGGCGTGCTGCGCGAGCACACCGAGGTCGTCGGGCTGCGGACCGAGCACGGACGGGTGGGCGGCGTCGATGTCGCGGTCGCCGTCGACGGTCGCGATGCGGGCGATGTGCGAGATATCGAAACACTGGCCGCCGACGCCGTCGTCGTCGCCGCCGGCGCGTGGTCGCGCGGCCTGCCGGGGCTGCCGGAGATCGCCCGGCCGCCGGTTCGGCCGGTGAAGGGACAGATGCTGGCGCTCCGGATGGATGCGGCCGCGCCGATCGTGACGCGGATGATCTGGGCGCCCGACGCCTACCTCGTGCCGCGCGGCGACGGGCGGCTGCTCGTCGGGGCCACGGTCGAGGAGCAGGGATTCGACACGACGCTGACGGCCGGCGGGATCCGCGGGCTGCTGGACGGGGCATGGGAGGCGGTGCCGGGCGTCGATGAGCTGCCGCTCGTCGAGACATGGGCGGGCCTGCGGCCGACGAGCCGCGACGACGCGCCGATCCTGGGGCCGACGGCCATCGACGGGCTGTGGCTGGCGACGGGGCATCATCGCAACGGCGTGCTGCTGGCGCCGATCACGGGGGCGCTGATCGCCGAGGGGTTGGTGACGGGGGGGATGCCGGAGGCGGGGCGGGGGTTCGGGGTGGAGCGGTTCGGGTGAGGGCGCGCATCGCGACTGCCTGCCTCGCCCTCGCTTTCGGCGCAATGGTCGCCCGTCCGACATCGGCGCAGCGGGGCGATCCGGTCGACGCGTTCCGCACGTGCGTGCGCGGCGAGATGGCGTCCGGCGGCCTGATCGGCGCATCCGTCGCCGTCATGCAGGACGGCGAACTCGTCATGGCCGAGGGCTTCGGGCGGAAGCACAAGGACCGGGACGACGCGGTCGACGCCGCGACGCAGTTCCGGATCGGGTCGACGACGAAGATGCTCTCCGCGGCCGGCGTGCTGCGCCTCGTCGACCGCGGTCTTGTTGACCTCGACGCGCCGCTGTCGCGCTACGTGCCGGAGGTGCGCTTCGCCGAGCCGGGGTTCGAGGACCGGGTGACGATCCGCGACCTCCTGCAGCACACGAGCGGGCTGCCGGACAACTCGGCGACGCAGGAATCGGACCTCTACGGCAAGCCCGACCCGGCGGCGATGGGCCGCTGGGTGCTCGAGCAGGGGGCGACGATCCCGTTCAACCCGCCCGGGCGGTTCTGGAACTACTCGAGCGCCAACTACATGTATCTGGGCCACGTGATCGAGCGCGTCAGCGGCATGGGCTTCCCGGAGTACATGCAGCGCGAGGTCTTCACGCGGGCCGGGATGCGGGACACGACGATGTTGGCCGGCGAGGTCGAGGCGCGCGGGAACTTCGCGTTCGGGCACTGGAACGACATCTTCAATGGCGGCTTGGCGATCTGGCGGCCGAGCGATCAGGACAATTGGGCGCGCCACCCCACGGGCTACGCCCACAGCACGGCCGGCGACCTCGTGCGCTGGGCGACGGTGCTCATGGACGGCGGCGGCGACGTGTTGACGCCGGCGTCGGCGCGCCTCATGACGTCGCCGCTCGTGGCGATGGAGTCGGCCGAAGGCGAGGCCTACGGCTTCGGGGTCATCACCCAGTCCCACGGGAACGTCACGTTGAAGCGGCACCCCGGCAGCGCCTGGGGCTGGATGGCGACGCTCGACTGGGTGCCCGAGCGGCGCTTCGCGGTGGCGACGCTGACGAACGGCTTCGGCGCGCTCTACGGCTCCGCCACGTGTGCGATCGACGCCTTCCTCGTCCCCGCGCCCTCGACGTCGCCCCGCCCGAGCTGCCCCCAGCGGCCCGATGCGTGGCCGGTGCTGGCCGGGCACTACGCCGGCCACACGAACGTCGGCACGCCGTGGTCGTGGGACGTCGACATCGTCGACGGCGTGCTGACGACGACCGTCACCCGCGCCGACGGCCGGCAGGTGCGCACCGCGATGGCCCAGGACTGCGGCCTGGCGTACGCAAACGGGCCGCGCAGCTTCCGGATCGACACGGATGGCAACGGCAGCGTCGACCAAGTGGTGACGTTCTTCGACGATCCGGTCGAGCCGGGTGTGGTTTGGATCCGCAATCGGTTCTTCGTCCTGCGGCGGGGGGCGCCGGCGGGTTCACGGATACTTCTGCCGTACGTCGCACGACTGGACAGCCGTTGAAACGTTGGCTGGCAGTGTTGTCCCGTTCTCCATCGAGTGCCCTGCGCTGGCCCCCTCCCCCGGCGCGCTGTGCGCGCCGACCCCGCCCCCAATGCTGAGGGCGGGGTGAAACCAAGCGCGCCCTGGCCTGCCGAGCTGTCCCCAACAGGTCCCTCCACCAGAATTGGGGGAGGGACAGGCCGGCGAAGCCGGCCAGGGAGGGGGCCCGCGCGGGACAGGCTACCGAGAACGGGACAGCCCTGCGTTGGCTGGCGACAGCACACTTGGCGTGGGACAATGCGTTGCCCTCGGCTCATCGTGCCCCTGTCGCGGAGTCCCAGGTATGCCCCCCCTGCCCACCGGCACCGTCACCTTCCTCTTCACCGACATCGCCGGCAGCACCGCCCTGTGGGAGCGCGACCGCGACGCGATGCAGACCGCCCTCGCGCAACACGACGCCCTTCTTCGCACAGCCATCGAGTCCCGCGGCGGCCACGTCTTCAAGACCGTCGGCGACGGCCGAGGCGCTGCACCCGCGCGCCCGGGTGCGCGTGGTCGAGGCCGATGACCTCGCAGCGACCAACGGGTGCGCGTCTATCGATCCGACGTCGCGCGACGCCGGCGGCGTCTGGGCCCGCCTCGAAGCGACGCTCCGCGGCGACTCCGCCGACGCCGTCACGCTCACGATCGCCGAAGCCGCCGATCTGGCCCGCCACAAGCCCGCGAACTGGCGCGAGTGGCGCCTTGGCCGCGGCAAGTCGACGTTACTGCGGCGCCTGGAGCTGGACACGGCCATCGCGGGGCTGCGCGGCGAGATAACCCGACGCGAGGACCGCGTCACGTTCTTCCTCTCGCTGAGTACGTACGCCCCCGCCCGCCCCGGCGACCCGCCGCCCGACCTGCGGGTGCCGCAGGTGCGCATCGAGCCGTTGTCGGAGGACCAAGTGCGCGATTTCGACCGTCGAATCCCGCGCGGAACATGACAGGAAGATGAGACCCCGACCGAAACCTTATACAAAGTCTCGATGTATAGGGTTTCACTCGTTACACTGGTCGTCACAACGGTTGGCCGCGTCCTCGAGTGGCAACCATGCATCACCCACTGTTGAACGAAGGGCGTGCGGTCGTTCCGCGGCCGCCGGCGCTGCACTCGTTCGCACCATGACCAGGAGATTGCCCTTCATGAAGCGCTCTACCTTTGCCGCGGCCGCGCTCGCTGTCCTTGGAACGTGGCTGGCTGCCCAGCCGGCCGCCGCCCAAGACAACCAGGCGCGGGTACGCGTCGTGCACGCCTCGCCGGACGGCCCCGCCGTCGACGTATGGGTGGCGGACAAGCCCGCCTTCACGAACGCATCGTTCAAGGGCATCACCGCGTATGCCGGCCTGGCCGCAGGCAAGTACGGTGTCAAGGTGGTCCCGACGGGCAAGACCGAGCCGGCGGTCATCGATGCCAACCTCGACCTGGCGGCAGGAACGGACTACACCGTGGTAGCGGTGGGCAAGCTGGCGGAGATCGCACCGCTGGTGCTGACTGACAACAACGCCGCGCCGGCCGCGGGCAAGGCCCATGTCCGGTTCGTCCACGCTTCGCCCGACGCGCCGGCGGTGGACATCGCCGTGGCCGCCGGCGGCCCGGTGCTCTTCAAGAACATCGCCTTCAAGCAGACGGGTGACTACCTGCCCGTGGACGCCGGCACCTACGCCCTCGATGTCCGCCCGACGGGCACGGACACGGTAGCGCTGTCGGTTCCGGGCCTGACGCTGGAGGCCGGAACGGTCTACACCATCTTCGCCATGGGCCTTGCCGGCGGCGAGCCGGCGCTGGTGGCGGTGCCGAGCGTGGACGCCAAGGCCTCCTCGGGCCAAGCGATGCCGGCATCGATGCCCAAGACCGGCTCCGGTGGGCCGGCCCGCCAGATGCGCACGCTGTTCCTCGCCGCGGCCGGGTTGCTGGTCATCCTGGGCCTCGGGATCCGCCGGCAGATCGCTTCGCCACAACGCTAGTACTCTGTCACTCGACACGCTTCGGCTATCCGACAGAGGCAGTTGTCCGCAGACCCTGCAGTGACAGAGCACTAGGCGCTCCACGCCTTCCGACAGTGGCGTAGGCCAACACGTGCGGTGCGACCCGTCGAACGAGGTCGCACCGCACGTTCGGTGTTCTTCGACGCGCACAACGGCAATGATGGCCGTGCGCCGCACCATCGCTTGCCCCCAACCCCCGATCGTCCTACCCTCCCCCGCGTTTGGCCGCCCCCGCATCTACGCCCGTACCCGTATCGCACCCAGGACGACATGCCTCCATGTATGCCAAGGCCGTCTTCGAAACCATCCAGCAGCGCGATCCGAACCAGCCCGAGTTCCACCAGGCCGTCTGGGAGGTCCTCGAGACGCTCGAGCCCGTCTTCGAGCGCAACCCGCAGTACCGCGAGGCCGCCATCCTGGAGCGGCTGACGGAGCCGGAGCGCGTGATCACGTTCCGCGTGCCGTGGGTGGACGACAGCGGCAAGGTGCAGGTGAACCGCGGGATGCGGGTGCAGTTCAACAGCGCGATCGGGCCGTACAAGGGCGGGCTGCGGTTCCATCCGTCCGTGAACCTGTCGATCATCAAGTTCCTCGGCTTCGAGCAGATCTTCAAGAACGCCCTGACCACCCGCCCGATCGGCGGCGGCAAGGGCGGCAGCGACTTCGATCCCAAGGGCAAGTCGGACGGCGAGGTCATGCGCTTCTGCCAGTCGTTCATGACCGAGTTGTTCCGCCACATCGGCCCGAACATCGACGTCCCGGCCGGCGACATCGGTGTCGGCGGGCGCGAGATCGGCTTCCTGTTCGGGCAGTACAAGCGGCTGACGAAGAGCTGGGACGGCGTCCTGACGGGCAAGGGCTGGGGTTGGGGCGGGTCGCTCATCCGGCCCGAGGCCACCGGCTACGGCCAGGTCTACTTCCTGCGCGAGATGCTGAAGGCCCGCGGCGACACGATCGAAGGCCGCACGTGCACGGTCAGCGGCAGCGGCAACGTCTCGCAGTACTGCATCGAGAAGGTCCTCGACTACGGCGGCAAGGTCGTCACGGCCTCGGACTCGAACGGCTTCGTGCACGATCCGGCCGGCATCGATCGCGAGAAGCTGGCGTGGATCATGGACCTCAAGAACGTCCGCCGCGGCCGGATCGAGGAGTACACCGCCCAGTTCGCGGGCAGCACGTTCCACGCCGGGAAGCGCCCGTGGGCCGTCCCGTGCGACATCGCGCTGCCGTGCGCGACGCAGAACGAGATCGAGGCGGCCGACGCCAAGGCGCTCGTCGCGGGCGGGTGCAAGGCGGTCAGCGAGGGCGCGAACATGCCGTCGACGCTGGAGGCGATCGACATCTTCCACGGCGCCGGCATCGCCTTCGGTCCGGCCAAGGCCGCGAACGCGGGCGGGGTGGCGACGTCGGCGCTCGAGATGACGCAGAACGCGCAGTTCGACAACTGGGACCGTGCCCAGGTGGACGCCCAGCTCGACCGGATCATGACCGGCATCCATGCCGCGGCGGCCGGTGCGGCCGAGACCTACGGCGTGAAGGGCAACCTCCTGGCCGGCGCGAACATCGCCGGCTTCCTGAAGGTGGCGAACGCGATGCTCGACCAGGGCCTCGTCTAGCCGACCGGTACGACGAACACATGGCGATGGGGGAGGACGGCCGGAGCGGCGCGATCGCATCGCCCGGTCGTCCCGCGCCGTTGCCCGGCCCCGCGCCCGACCTCGAGGCGATCGTCGAGGCGTACGACGTCCAGACCAGCCAGCTCCAGACGCTGCTGTCGTTCCGCGTCCGGCGGGTCCTTCTGGTCGCCAGCCTG
This genomic stretch from Candidatus Avedoeria danica harbors:
- a CDS encoding CSLREA domain-containing protein; the encoded protein is MRRRSLSSFRRPLGDRARPRAFAAVAAVAAVLPALFLATAAADVHLATGVVGAGGGAVAGGGYQIVGTLGQPVVGRSRGAAGQVASGFWAGGVRGGATSIATASATSGPTPTATTLSPTPTPTPTPTVAGGRQWVVTTTDDLDDGACSGAHCSLREALIAADAAAGADRIGFAIPAGDAGCTLGGPCTIRPTTPLREIYDGATTIDGYSQAGARPNTAPVGQALNGVLKIVLDGSLLPACCPAGIVVRGAGATVRGLVIHDFHIGIRLLDGVGSRIEGNYVGTDALGLAAPGNRCGGVSIEDIAGGDVPRDHRVGGDAAARNLLSGNTCAGLQIGGAIGTRVVGNVIGADASAVRALSNSYSGVYVHGGATGSRIGGEGDGEPNVIAFNELAGVDINGKFGATVGNTLTANQIHANGGPGIALVDGGNHGLAAPVIVEALPTSARGTACALCVVEVFSDAVDEGGRFEGRTRADGAGMWQLTLPGGFGGPFLTATATDAGGDTSAFSAPKAVAGPRPSATPTATAQVTSTAGPSPTGGPSATPTGRPSGTATGQASPTPTVRPSTTPDPAASTPPPRHRIWLPIASRPPVLEGN
- a CDS encoding tryptophanase — its product is MPHTIIEPFRIKSVEPIRRTTRAEREAHLRAAEWNLFQVPADAVLIDLLTDSGTGAMSVQQWAGMMVGDESYAGSRSWPVFRDAVRDIFGYGHVIPTHQGRAAERILFSVMCKAGDIVPNNTHFDTTRANVEFVGARAVDLPCAEAADPAESHPFKGNMDVAALDRLLTENRGRVPLVMLTVTNNSGGGQPVSMGNATAVSETCHRHGVPLYFDACRFAENAWFIKQREPGYADHAPIDIARAMMALGDGCTMSAKKDGMANIGGFLCTNDDVLARQEENLLILTEGYPTYGGLAGRDLEAIAVGLHEALDEDYLAYRAASVAYLGDHISRAGVPIIQPPGGHAVYIDAKAFLPHVPPAALPGVALANALYVQGGIRSVEIGTLMFADAARMELVRLAVPRRVYTQSHIDYVVETILEVFAEREAIGGLRIVEAAPFLRHFTARLAPLESSR
- a CDS encoding COX15/CtaA family protein, with translation MTPPPTRSVRIWLWTVAALVAGMVVVGGFVRLSRAGLSIVEWDAVTGVVPPMGEAAWQEAFAQYQQSPEGRTVNADMTLDGYRRIFLIEWFHRLVARLAGLAVLLPLLVFLFRRTIPWRRSGPYWAVVIGFGLQGLLGWLMVASGLVDRPSVSHYRLTAHLMAALALLAFTIWLAMRPAEVAGDATSARDASPERARDDGSARRLRRLGWLLVAVVTIQIVWGGLMAGLKAGTVSDTWPRMLGQLLPDGLLSAAPTWWQSVTEVPLGVHWVHRWLAWAVLAVAAALALAARRAGAGRIARPAAALVVLVGVQIALGVTVIVQHVPLSLALLHQATGVAVFALTVVTFHRLATAGR
- the thiO gene encoding glycine oxidase ThiO; its protein translation is MIVIVGGGIIGLAIGWELAKRGVPSTIVERGEAGRGASWAAAGMLPPHAEVEPAEERLLPLLLAGRALWPAYAAELSAATGIDVDYRTDGALLVALDRDDAAQLKFRHDLQQRHGLTVEWLSGAEARQLEPYLSRSTTAAVFSPDDHCVDNRAVVVALAAAYRRAGGVLREHTEVVGLRTEHGRVGGVDVAVAVDGRDAGDVRDIETLAADAVVVAAGAWSRGLPGLPEIARPPVRPVKGQMLALRMDAAAPIVTRMIWAPDAYLVPRGDGRLLVGATVEEQGFDTTLTAGGIRGLLDGAWEAVPGVDELPLVETWAGLRPTSRDDAPILGPTAIDGLWLATGHHRNGVLLAPITGALIAEGLVTGGMPEAGRGFGVERFG
- a CDS encoding beta-lactamase family protein, translated to MRARIATACLALAFGAMVARPTSAQRGDPVDAFRTCVRGEMASGGLIGASVAVMQDGELVMAEGFGRKHKDRDDAVDAATQFRIGSTTKMLSAAGVLRLVDRGLVDLDAPLSRYVPEVRFAEPGFEDRVTIRDLLQHTSGLPDNSATQESDLYGKPDPAAMGRWVLEQGATIPFNPPGRFWNYSSANYMYLGHVIERVSGMGFPEYMQREVFTRAGMRDTTMLAGEVEARGNFAFGHWNDIFNGGLAIWRPSDQDNWARHPTGYAHSTAGDLVRWATVLMDGGGDVLTPASARLMTSPLVAMESAEGEAYGFGVITQSHGNVTLKRHPGSAWGWMATLDWVPERRFAVATLTNGFGALYGSATCAIDAFLVPAPSTSPRPSCPQRPDAWPVLAGHYAGHTNVGTPWSWDVDIVDGVLTTTVTRADGRQVRTAMAQDCGLAYANGPRSFRIDTDGNGSVDQVVTFFDDPVEPGVVWIRNRFFVLRRGAPAGSRILLPYVARLDSR